A region of the Streptomyces durocortorensis genome:
AGACCGGGGTCCGGCGCCGACCGGGCCCCGGCCGTCAGATGTGCGGGGCGTCCGTCAGGGCCTCCGCGACGTCCACGAAGCCCTCCCTCTCGGCGGTGAGACGGCCCTCGCGGACCACCTGGAACGTCACCTTCGTGTTGACGATGCGCGGGTAGGCCGACGCGCCGACCAGGTCCCGGAAGCGCCAGCGGAGCGTCGGGGTCAGGCCGCCGGTGTCGACCTCGGTGCCCCGGTTGAGGGTGGCGGCGATCCGGCCCGAGGTGACCTTGTCGTCGTCGATCGCCGCGACGGCCGCCCGCAGCGCCGTGTACGCGATCCACGTCGTCTGGACGGCGGTGTCGTCCGGGTCGATGCGGTTGTCCCCGAAGGCGTAACGCTTGACCACCGAGCGCATCTCCTTCCACCGGGCGTCGCCCGATTCCGGGTACCAGCCGGTGACGTGGGCCCCCTCGAACGGGCTGTTCCGGCCGCCCGTGCGGGTGATGAGCGGCTGGCTGACGCTGCCGAGGACGGAGGAGACCGTGACCCGCTCGCCTTCCGCCTCCAGTCGGCGGAAGGAGTCGAAGAACGTCTCCGTGCGGGAACCGAGCACCGCCGTCACACAGCTGCCGCCGGACCGCTCCAGCGCCTTCGCGGCCTGCTTGTCGTAGGAGGTGGCGTCCTCGGGGGCCAGGATGTCGGTGGACTTCGGCCGGTCGGCGGCCAACAGCCCGTTGTTGAGGAGCTGCGGCATGCCGTCGCCGCCGATCGTGTCGGGCCGGACCAGCGAGACCCGCGCGCAGGAACGCGCCAGCTGCTGGCCGTGACCGGCCAGCAGCGCGGACTGGCCGCCGTTGACCGGGTAGGAGAGGTAGCTGCTGAACTCCTCGGTGGAGGCGCCGTAGCCGCCGATGTACGGGACGCCGCCCGCCTCCAGCGCGGGCATGAAGCTCTGCCCGTGCCGGCTGTACGAGCCGACGACGGCGGCCACCTCCTTCTTGACGGCCTCCCGCGCGCACCGCTCGGCGCCGAGCGCGGTGTCGCCCTCGTCGCAGACGATCACCCGCAGCTCGCGCCCCCCGATACCGCCGGTGTCGTTGACCCAGCGGGCGTACGCCCGGGCCATCACGGGCACTCCGGCCTTCTGCACCGCGCTGACGTCGTCCGAGCGGTCGGGCGCCCACGTCATCACGGTGACGGGCTCCCTGGATCCCCCCGAGGTTCCAGGGAGCACACCGCAGCCGGTCAGCAGCAACGCACCTGCGGCCGCCGCGGTGATGACGTGCTGGAAGGGGCGGGGGAACAGGGCGCGTCGCCGTCCGGTCATGGCACCGAACCCTTCCGCGCCCGGGGTAACGGCGCGGTGTGTGATTCTCAACGCTCGGTGATGTCCCGGTGAATTACGGGGGGCCGTGCGGGGGTGCGGCCGAGGAACGTACGATCGACGACCGTGCAGCAAGGTTCGGAGAACTCTTCCCGTCGCGGCCGTCGCTCCTCCACCATGGGCGGCATGCCGCTCACTGACATGCCGTGGTGGCGCTGGCGCACCAACGTGCGCTCGGCGCTGCACATGCTCTCCGACCCCGACTTCCACCACGAGTGCTGGCTCGCCGGCCGGGAGGGATACGGGGACGTCACCGACGCCGTTTACCGACTGGTCGAGGACACCTGGCTCGACAACTGGTCCGCCGAGAAGTACGTCGGCACCATATTCAGGGACGCCGCCGAGGCGGCCGCCGTGGACACGGCCGCCCTGCGCGTCCTGCGGATCATGCACCAGGTCGGCGCGGACGCCCCCGTCTCCGCCTATCTGGACCATCAGGGCTGGCCGGAGGCGGTCCGGGCGGCGCGCGAAGCGCACGTGCTGCTCGCCGTCAACGACTCCGAGGACCCGGACACGCCCCCGCGCTCCCTGGACGTCATCCGCATCATGACCAGGACCGCCTAGCACCCGGCGGCTGTGGCACCCTACGAGGATGACCGCACCGCAGCCCACCGCCCTGCCCCAGCAGTACGTCCTCACGCTCTCCTGCCCCGACAAACAGGGCATCGTGCACGCCGTGTCGAGCTACCTCTTCATGACCGGCTGCAACATCGAGGACAGTCAGCAGTTCGGGGACCACGACACGGGTCTGTTCTTCATGCGCGTCCACTTCTCCTCGGACGCCACCGTGACGGTGGACAAGCTGCGGGCCAGCTTCGCCGCGATCGGGGAGGCCTTCCGGATGGAGTGGCAGATCCACCGGCCCGAGGAGAAGATGCGGGTCGTGCTGATGGTCAGCAAGTTCGGCCACTGCCTCAACGACCTGCTGTTCCGTTCCCGTACGGGCGCGCTGCCCGTCGAGATCGCGGCCGTCGTCTCCAACCACACGGACTTCGCCGAGCTGGTCGCCTCGTACGGCATTCCCTTCCGGCACCTCCCGGTGACGAAGGAGAACAAGCCGGAGGCCGAGGCGCAGCTGTTGGAGCTGGTCCGCGAGGAGGACGTCGAGCTCGTCGTCCTGGCCCGCTACATGCAGGTCCTCTCCGACGACCTGTGCAAGCAGCTGAGCGGCCGGATCATCAACATCCACCACTCGTTCCTGCCGAGCTTCAAGGGGGCCAAGCCCTACCATCAGGCGCACGCGCGCGGGGTGAAGCTGATCGGCGCCACCGCGCACTACGTCACCGCCGACCTCGACGAGGGCCCGATCATCGAGCAGGAGGTCGAGCGGGTGGGGCACGACGTCACCCCGGACCAGCTGGTCGCGATCGGGCGGGACGTGGAGTGCCAGGCGCTGGCGCGCGCGGTGAAGTGGCACGCGGAGCGGCGCATCCTGCTCAACGGCCGCCGTACGGTGATCTTCGCGTAGCCCTCGGGCGTCGCGTCACAACCGGCTGAGCGAGGCCGCCGCGAACAGCACGTCGCGGATGGCCTCGCGGTCGCCCTCCTGGCCCGCCGCCGCTTCCACCGGCGGGATGTGGCCCGCGACGAGCCGGCAGAACTCCACCCCGTCCAGTGCCACGGTCGCCACCGCTCGCTCGGGCGAGCCGACGGCGGCCGGTGAGTCCAGCGCGATGTACCAGTCGCCACCGCCGTGCCCCTCGATCTCCAGATGGAGCGAGCGGCCCGGCGCCCCGGCCGCGACCAGTTCCCTGACCGGTCCGGCCAGTCCGGCGCCGCGGCGGCCCGCGAGGGCGGCCGGGATCAGCCGGGCCGCGAGGTCGATCATCCGGTGCAGATGGGCGGCGGACGGGGCCTCGTACGGGTAGTCCACGGCGTCGGCGATGTCCCCGCCGTGCACCCAGCACTCGAAGGCCCGCTCCAGCAGCGCGTCCTGGAGCGGCAGGGCGAAGGCGCCGTAGGAGACGGAGGTCTCGGCGACGTTCCGCCCGGCGAGGGACGCCGTACGGATCAGCTCGTGGCTCTGGTCCCGCCAGGGCTCGCGGACGGCCCGGGTGGCCGGCGGCCGCGTCGCCGACCAGTACGCCTCGGTGCGCTCGGTGGGGTCGAGCGGTACGTCGCCGCCGCCGAGCGGGTCGTCGAGGCCGAGCGCGGCGGACAGCAGCCCGTCGACCGCCCTCAGATGGCCGATCACCCCGGCGACCGTCGCCCGGCGGCTGACCGGGCGCTCCTCCTCGAACCACTGGAGCCGCACCGGCGCATGCCATTCGGCGTCACCGATGTCGCGGAGCAGAGCATCCAGCCGGGCGGTCTCGGCGTCGTACGGCGCGGCCCACTCGGGAACGGGAATCCGGGCCGGGCGACGGCCCAGGCAGCCGTCCATCACCCGGGTCCGCAACGTCGGATCGAGGTCCAGCGAACCGCCGGTGTGCAGCAGCCCCACGGCGTCCCGCAGCCGCAGCGCCTCGTCCGCGCACGGGGCGCACCCGGTGAGGTGGTCCTCCACGGCGGCGGTCTCCTCCGCCGAACAGGCGGACAGCGCCCAGGCACCGAGGAGCGCTTTGAGGACCCGGTGCGAGAGGACCGGCGCGGGTGTCGGCCGGGGCGGTCCCGGCCACTCGTCCGGCTCGGTTCCGGAGGGCATGGGGGCCTCCCGCAGGCCGTCCTCGTACACGTCGTCGCCGGGCGCGATCCGTTCGGCCACGCGCGCAGCCGGCCCGGCGTCCTCCGGCGCGGCCTGTTCCGGTACGACCTCGTCGGGCGCGGCCGCGTCGCCGG
Encoded here:
- a CDS encoding ABC transporter substrate-binding protein, whose translation is MTGRRRALFPRPFQHVITAAAAGALLLTGCGVLPGTSGGSREPVTVMTWAPDRSDDVSAVQKAGVPVMARAYARWVNDTGGIGGRELRVIVCDEGDTALGAERCAREAVKKEVAAVVGSYSRHGQSFMPALEAGGVPYIGGYGASTEEFSSYLSYPVNGGQSALLAGHGQQLARSCARVSLVRPDTIGGDGMPQLLNNGLLAADRPKSTDILAPEDATSYDKQAAKALERSGGSCVTAVLGSRTETFFDSFRRLEAEGERVTVSSVLGSVSQPLITRTGGRNSPFEGAHVTGWYPESGDARWKEMRSVVKRYAFGDNRIDPDDTAVQTTWIAYTALRAAVAAIDDDKVTSGRIAATLNRGTEVDTGGLTPTLRWRFRDLVGASAYPRIVNTKVTFQVVREGRLTAEREGFVDVAEALTDAPHI
- a CDS encoding SCO4402 family protein, which codes for MGGMPLTDMPWWRWRTNVRSALHMLSDPDFHHECWLAGREGYGDVTDAVYRLVEDTWLDNWSAEKYVGTIFRDAAEAAAVDTAALRVLRIMHQVGADAPVSAYLDHQGWPEAVRAAREAHVLLAVNDSEDPDTPPRSLDVIRIMTRTA
- the purU gene encoding formyltetrahydrofolate deformylase, giving the protein MTAPQPTALPQQYVLTLSCPDKQGIVHAVSSYLFMTGCNIEDSQQFGDHDTGLFFMRVHFSSDATVTVDKLRASFAAIGEAFRMEWQIHRPEEKMRVVLMVSKFGHCLNDLLFRSRTGALPVEIAAVVSNHTDFAELVASYGIPFRHLPVTKENKPEAEAQLLELVREEDVELVVLARYMQVLSDDLCKQLSGRIINIHHSFLPSFKGAKPYHQAHARGVKLIGATAHYVTADLDEGPIIEQEVERVGHDVTPDQLVAIGRDVECQALARAVKWHAERRILLNGRRTVIFA
- a CDS encoding zf-HC2 domain-containing protein, yielding MSGDGRESDGRDEEVRGARRIPGPRWAADDLDLESMPPPVLPPPGDAAAPDEVVPEQAAPEDAGPAARVAERIAPGDDVYEDGLREAPMPSGTEPDEWPGPPRPTPAPVLSHRVLKALLGAWALSACSAEETAAVEDHLTGCAPCADEALRLRDAVGLLHTGGSLDLDPTLRTRVMDGCLGRRPARIPVPEWAAPYDAETARLDALLRDIGDAEWHAPVRLQWFEEERPVSRRATVAGVIGHLRAVDGLLSAALGLDDPLGGGDVPLDPTERTEAYWSATRPPATRAVREPWRDQSHELIRTASLAGRNVAETSVSYGAFALPLQDALLERAFECWVHGGDIADAVDYPYEAPSAAHLHRMIDLAARLIPAALAGRRGAGLAGPVRELVAAGAPGRSLHLEIEGHGGGDWYIALDSPAAVGSPERAVATVALDGVEFCRLVAGHIPPVEAAAGQEGDREAIRDVLFAAASLSRL